A region of the Nocardia nova SH22a genome:
GGCCTCGTCGCCCGCCGACAGTGACCAGCGGGAGAAGGAGACCAGGTCGGTGAACAGGATCGTCACCTCCTGATTGCCCTTACCGCGGCCCACTCGCTCCAGCATGGCCTGCCAGACCTGCAGTGCGCCGAGGCCGAGCTCCTTGGCCGCGCTGGGGGTGTCACCCACGATCTTGTCGGCGGCGCGGGCCACCGCGCGGGCACCGCCCGGACCGGACAGCGACAGCGGATCGCCGAAGGCGGGATCGCCCGGCAGATTCTCGCGGGCCCGGCGAATCACACCGATGACATCGGGGCGCTGGTTGGCCGCCGACATCAGGGAGGACAGTTGCGCGGCCCGCAGCCGGCCGGACAGGCGCGCGCGCTCACCGGCCGCGCCGTCCAGGGCCTCGACATCCTCGACCAGGATCTCCGACGCGGGGTCCACGACCGGCCCGGCATCCACGATTTCGGGCATTTCGGCAGGTTCGGGCGTGGTTTTCGAATCGGCCGCGCGACCGGCGCCCAGCCCCCGGCCACCACGGCGCGAGCCGGATCCTTTGCGGCGCGCGTCCGACTCGCCGGGACCGGCTGTGCGGGACGATTTTTCACCGTCACCGGAGGATTTGTCGCTCACGTCCCGAGCGTAGCCAATGATCGCCACCTGACACCTCCCGATCGGACGGAGCGGGCACAACGCTGGGTCCGCCGATGGATAA
Encoded here:
- a CDS encoding adenylate/guanylate cyclase domain-containing protein, with protein sequence MSDKSSGDGEKSSRTAGPGESDARRKGSGSRRGGRGLGAGRAADSKTTPEPAEMPEIVDAGPVVDPASEILVEDVEALDGAAGERARLSGRLRAAQLSSLMSAANQRPDVIGVIRRARENLPGDPAFGDPLSLSGPGGARAVARAADKIVGDTPSAAKELGLGALQVWQAMLERVGRGKGNQEVTILFTDLVSFSRWSLSAGDEATLELLRRVAIAIEPPIVDRGGQVVKRMGDGVMAVFASPDSAVRAILTAKRNLEKVQVDGYRPRMRAGLHTGTPREIGGDWLGVDVTVAARVMEAGGNGNTMISETTLEALEPSTLKALEITARPYRRSMFAAPLNGVPEGMRIFRLAGD